Genomic DNA from Paracoccus aminophilus JCM 7686:
GGATCGGTTGCAGTCTTTCCGGGATCGCACCCTCCCCCGCGTCGAGCTTGTTTTCATGGATCCAGCGCACGCGCTGGCCGCCGTGATCCTGGGTCATCACGGTATCGCCGACCTTAAGATCACCCGCCCGCCGCTCTCCATCCAGCGTGGCGATGGCGGCTTCTTCGCTGAAACAGACCACCGTCACGTTGTTCAGACTACGATTCGGCGCGGTTCCGAAGAAGTTCGAGCCGAGATAGCTGACCAATGTGATCGCGCGGATCTGCAAACCCTGGAAATCAGAGGGCAGGAAGTTCGACAGGATCGCCCCGTCCTCAAGCTGGATGAAGGTCGCGTCGCGCATGATCTTGGTGCCATTGAACAGCTCGACCTCGATGCGCCAGCGAAAGGTCGAGTCAAGCGCGGAGGTCACCTTCCCGCTGCCCGCATTATAGGTGATCGTATCGGCGGCCATCGGACCGCCCTGCGAACTGTGCCGGTTGACGAAATCGTTTTCCTCGAGCCGGTCGGTGCGACCCTCGCGCACGGTATCGTTTTGCGTCACGCTGAGCAGCTTCAGCGCATTGGTGCCAAAGCGCACCCCGGCGCCCCAGCCAGGCACTTCGCTCAGTTCATTGGTCTGGTTGATGATATTCGCGCCGGTTCCGGACGCCTCGACCGGGTCGAGATCCTGGAACTTGCCAAAATAGAGCTGGTTCACAATGTAAGTCGGCATTCCTGATCCGGGCTGAGACACTCTCTGCACAGGACCACATCCGTCTTAATTCCCGGTAAAACCGGGGCCGAAAATGAAAAACGCGCCCCGGAGGGCGCGTTTTGTCGTTCGTATCGAAACGAATCAGCGCTTCGAGAACTGGAACGAACGGCGAGCTTTGGCTTTGCCGTATTTCTTCCGCTCGACGA
This window encodes:
- a CDS encoding Hint domain-containing protein, whose product is MPTYIVNQLYFGKFQDLDPVEASGTGANIINQTNELSEVPGWGAGVRFGTNALKLLSVTQNDTVREGRTDRLEENDFVNRHSSQGGPMAADTITYNAGSGKVTSALDSTFRWRIEVELFNGTKIMRDATFIQLEDGAILSNFLPSDFQGLQIRAITLVSYLGSNFFGTAPNRSLNNVTVVCFSEEAAIATLDGERRAGDLKVGDTVMTQDHGGQRVRWIHENKLDAGEGAIPERLQPIRIAAGALGQGLPKRDLMVSPQHRMLIRSRIAARMFGASEVLVPAKHLLPHPGIERVEVSRFRYIHFALSRHEIVFAEGAPTESIYPGKVALASMDKEPREELTALFATEGEIGAEPVRPFLKAGEVQRLLTRHHKNRRALLAEH